The nucleotide window CTCCCGCATCTACAGCTCAGGGGACATcacagaagaagaagaggggcAGAACGATTTTAAGACCCCAAACACCAGGATGTGTGCTGTGACAGAGTCTCTCCTAGGAACGGGTGCATAGACAAGGCCGGAACAACAGCAACATCAATGGATGTGTtaacttggaagagagaaaacttCGTGGGGTcccccctagacaaagaactgcagacagctaatgactgctgggagaaagagaattagcctctcccagcgATGAACCCCTTTATTGATTGCCTTACGCAGAGTCATCAGCCTTgagtatatacgtgtgtgtgtgtgtgtatatatatatacatatatatatatatattatccttGAGACTATATagatcaaaatatataaaagtttatgtatgtatgtatgtatatatatatatatataaaacaaaaatgggctcagcaggttgtatttatatatatttgtgcatgtatacacacacacacacacacacacacatataacaaatataatgggaaaaaaagaggctatcaacttgaaagTGGGACCAACATGGAAGGGGTTCTAGGAAGGGTAGCTGAAGGTCTGGAGGGAGGAGAGCGGAAAGAGAGGGGGAGTGATGTAGTTGCATTTAAATCcaaaacattgtttaaaaaagTATTGCCACTGCATCCAATAAGCAGATGGGTCGGGGAAGAAAGGACAAAGTTGAGTGGGTACAGAAGGGGTGTGCATCTGGAAGTTGAGGGGAggggtgaacatgatcaaaactTATTGTAGGAAATTTtcaaaaaacagatttaaaaataaataaaggtggcACATAGAAGCTTCTTTGAGCTGCCGAGGTACTAACAATGGACACTCAGAAAGACGTTCAGCCCCCAAAGCAGCAGCCGATGGTATATATTTGTGGAGAGTGTCACACCGAAAATGAAATAAAGTCCAGGGATTCAATCAGATGCAGAGAATGTGGATACAGAATAATGTACAAGAAGAGGACTAAAAGATTGGTGGTCTTTGATGCTCGATGAAAAGTGGGAATTCGGGAGAGTCTTCATTCATACATTTGCCCCATTGATG belongs to Peromyscus eremicus chromosome 3, PerEre_H2_v1, whole genome shotgun sequence and includes:
- the LOC131905820 gene encoding DNA-directed RNA polymerases I, II, and III subunit RPABC4-like, producing the protein MDTQKDVQPPKQQPMVYICGECHTENEIKSRDSIRCRECGYRIMYKKRTKRLVVFDAR